The following coding sequences lie in one Deltaproteobacteria bacterium genomic window:
- the cadA gene encoding cadmium-translocating P-type ATPase, with the protein MGCSCGKKECIEGRWWRHPPMRNALISGLVTGTAFVLTYLGILPRSAEIVIYLVAIAIGGYHWMREGVEELIKEREVGIDLLMIAATVGSAVLGMWDEAAFLVFLYGAAEGLEEYTYARTRHSIRQLLDLAPKEARVVREGKEVTIPAGEIRPGEVFIVRPGESIPTDGVIITGRSSVNEAPVTGESVPVEKKKGMKVFAATMNEEGALTIEATAGFEDNTLSRMIHMVEEAQDQKGRVQLFIDRFGKRYTPLVLVFALGLLIAPPMFGLSFAYWAERAVVLLVAAAPCALVMSTPVAIAAGIGLAGRNGVLIKGGVALENLARIRVVAFDKTGTLTRGKPVVTDVVSFNGSESEMLKRACSVERFSEHPLARAIAEKAEASGIEGVEVKRFSSISGYGARAEIDGETVYVGSDKLFARSGRDGVSNGMIEDLRREGKTVIFVGSGEKIDGIIAIRDEIRPRSEEIVSALHRMRIKVVMLTGDNETSAEAVARELNIDKVRAGLKPEEKIRVVRELEEEYGAVAMVGDGINDAPALAGATLGIAMGAAGTDAAVEAADIALMGDDLGRILYAVRLGKKSGRISRQNIVFAISTLAVLIPAALTGWMSIAVAVIFHEASELIAVANGLRVAREGD; encoded by the coding sequence ATGGGTTGTTCTTGTGGCAAAAAAGAATGTATTGAAGGGCGTTGGTGGCGTCATCCCCCCATGCGGAACGCCCTGATTTCAGGTCTCGTGACCGGCACGGCTTTTGTGCTGACCTATCTCGGGATCCTCCCGAGGTCGGCCGAGATTGTCATTTATCTCGTCGCCATCGCCATAGGAGGCTACCACTGGATGCGGGAGGGGGTTGAAGAACTGATTAAGGAGCGTGAGGTCGGGATCGATCTTTTGATGATCGCCGCCACGGTCGGTTCGGCGGTTCTCGGGATGTGGGACGAGGCCGCCTTCCTGGTCTTCCTGTACGGCGCGGCGGAGGGGCTGGAAGAATACACCTATGCCCGGACCCGGCATTCCATCCGGCAACTTCTCGACCTCGCTCCGAAAGAGGCCCGGGTCGTCCGGGAGGGGAAGGAGGTGACTATTCCGGCGGGAGAGATTCGGCCCGGGGAGGTCTTTATCGTCCGGCCGGGGGAGTCAATCCCGACGGACGGGGTGATCATCACCGGCCGTTCTTCCGTGAACGAAGCGCCGGTGACCGGCGAGTCGGTCCCCGTGGAAAAGAAGAAGGGAATGAAGGTCTTCGCCGCGACGATGAACGAGGAAGGGGCGCTTACGATCGAGGCCACGGCCGGATTCGAAGACAACACCCTCTCCAGGATGATTCACATGGTTGAAGAGGCGCAGGACCAGAAAGGGCGGGTGCAGTTGTTCATCGACCGGTTCGGGAAGAGATACACACCGCTGGTGCTCGTCTTTGCCCTTGGACTTCTCATCGCGCCACCCATGTTCGGGCTCTCTTTTGCATACTGGGCGGAAAGGGCGGTCGTCCTTCTCGTTGCCGCCGCACCCTGTGCCCTTGTGATGTCGACCCCCGTGGCCATCGCTGCCGGGATCGGCCTGGCCGGCCGAAACGGGGTCCTGATCAAGGGGGGCGTGGCCCTGGAGAACCTGGCCCGGATCAGGGTCGTCGCCTTCGATAAGACCGGCACCCTGACGCGGGGTAAACCGGTCGTCACCGATGTCGTATCGTTCAACGGGAGTGAGAGCGAGATGCTGAAACGGGCCTGCAGCGTGGAGCGGTTCTCCGAGCACCCACTCGCGCGGGCGATTGCCGAAAAAGCGGAGGCATCCGGGATTGAAGGTGTTGAGGTAAAAAGGTTCAGCTCGATCTCCGGCTACGGCGCCCGGGCCGAGATTGATGGTGAGACCGTTTACGTCGGGAGCGACAAGCTCTTTGCCCGGTCCGGCCGGGATGGAGTCTCCAATGGTATGATCGAGGATCTCAGACGGGAGGGGAAGACGGTCATCTTTGTCGGCAGCGGGGAGAAGATCGACGGCATTATCGCCATCCGGGACGAGATCCGCCCCCGGTCGGAAGAGATCGTCTCCGCACTGCACCGGATGAGGATCAAGGTCGTCATGCTGACCGGGGACAACGAAACCAGCGCCGAGGCCGTCGCCCGTGAACTGAATATCGATAAGGTACGGGCCGGGCTCAAACCCGAGGAGAAGATCCGGGTCGTCCGGGAACTGGAAGAAGAATACGGTGCCGTGGCCATGGTGGGGGACGGGATCAACGATGCCCCGGCCTTAGCCGGTGCCACGCTCGGGATCGCCATGGGAGCGGCCGGGACCGATGCCGCCGTCGAGGCCGCCGACATCGCCTTGATGGGGGACGACCTCGGGCGGATCCTCTATGCCGTCCGGCTCGGGAAGAAGTCCGGCCGGATCAGCCGGCAGAATATCGTTTTTGCGATCTCAACCCTGGCGGTTCTTATCCCGGCCGCCCTTACTGGCTGGATGAGCATCGCCGTGGCCGTAATATTCCACGAGGCCTCGGAACTCATCGCCGTTGCGAACGGACTGCGGGTCGCTCGGGAAGGGGATTGA